In Desulfobacterales bacterium, the genomic stretch CGTGCATTACCTGGACCTGGTTTCCGTTGCCGGGCCCATGGGGCTGCCGATTCCAAGGATCCTGATGGCCACCCTGATGACGCGGTTTTCCCGCGGGGCTTTGACCACCGGCAGCGCGGAGCGGATTCTAACGCCGTTTGCCGAGCGCCTCTTCAACCAGCTGGGCACTTTAAAATTTTTAAGTTACATAGGGACCGACGGATTCCCGGTCCTGATGCCGCTTTTGCAGTGCCAGGCCGCGGACAGCCGCCGGCTGGTGTTTTCCCAAACTGCCTACAAGTCGGAACTATGTCAAATCCCCGAAGGCCAACCCGTGGCCGTATTCTGTCTTTCCATGAAGATGGAGGACGTCCTGGTCCGCGGGACATTCAACGGGTTTTCAAAACATCGCATGGTCCATGCCGGCAGCGTTGACATCAACTGGGTGTATAATTCCATGCCGCCGGCCCACGGGCAGATTTATCCGCAAAAACCTTTGGAGCCAGTCACCGAGTGGCCGGATTTTCCCCGAAAGACTGCCTGACGCCTGAAAGTCCGTTCACCGGAGGCTGATCTTATCCTCCGCCGACCGGCGGGAAAAGGCTTACCGCATCCCCGTCTGAGAGCCGGGTCTGCTTATTCGCCCGCCCGCCGTTTACGAAAATGAGTTTGACGTATCGCGCGGGTATATTTAATTGATCCGCGATATCCGCGACTTCGGCCCCGTCCGGAAGCCGCACGGAAACCGTTTTCTGCCGGGCCCCTTCAGGCAGAAATTTGGTCAGGGATACATGCAGGCGGACGGTAATTTCCATTTTTCTTCTTGAAAGAATTGTTCGTACTCAGTCCTGCGTGAGCGGGACGGTTCTCGTACTCGTAATCGTACTCGGAAGTTTTAAATGCCGATTACGAGTACGAGAACGAGAACGAGAACGAGTACGATTTAAATTTAAGAATTGTTTTCTGCAAAATGCCGTTGCAGCGGCACAAGCCTAATCCCAGCTGAATTTCACCCCGGCCTTAATCCACCGGCCCGGCATGGGCGTGAAACCGGATTCAATGTAGTCTTCATCAAACAGGTTGGCGGCCTCAACAAAGACCTCATAATCTGAAACCGTATAAGCCAGCCGTGTGTCCACCACCGTATAGCTGTCCCCGGCCATCCGCTCGCCGTATCTGGCTTTGACGACATGCGTCAACGCAGGCAGCCATTTAAATACCAGGGACCCGTTGACCTGATGCTTTAAGTAATCCAGCACATATTTGGATTCTAAGCCGTGCGTGCGCCGCTTGGAATCCAGATATGTATAGGCAATGCCCGCGGATGAAAAAAAATCCATATCCCAAAAAGCGGGCGGATAAACCGTAACGCCGGCAGACCCGCCTTTTGTCTCAACGCTTGAAATGTTTGTGACCTGCCAGACGGTTTGCCCGGGCTCGCGCGACCAGTCGATCACATCTTCCGCATCCCGGTAAAAGAAACTCAGATCCGCGGAGATTCCCTCGCTCAGCCACCGCAGCCCGGTTTCCGCGGTCCATGCCTCTTCGGGCTTTAAATCTGGATTTCCCCGGTTGGCCGGCGTGGAATAATAGAGTTCCGTATACGTGGGCACCCGGAATGCGTTTTCAAAAGAAGTAAACCAGCTTAACCCGTCAATCAGCTTGAGGCTTACGTCCGCCCCGGGCCAGTATTCCCAGCCCCAGCTGCTGTAATGGACGGCCGAGGCGCCCACGCCGATGTTTACCCGGTCAAGCGGCTTAAACCGGTGTTCCAGAAAAATGGACCGGCGGCTGCGGTCATGATCCCCAAGACTTGAACTCTCTATATCTTCGCGTTCAGCATCCGCGCCGATGGCGGTTTCGCCCCAGTCAGAACGGATCAGGGTTTTTACCCGGCTGCCCAATACATCCGTCTGGTGGTCGTTGACGTTCCAGTTTCCGTTGATATTGATTTTAAATTCATCCTCATGCCGGCGCCAGTAAAGCCGGGGGGTAATTTCCGCATCTGCCATGTATAGATCCGCATCGCCGTATAGCAGAAGGGTTTCCGTCTTTTCCCGCTGCTCCGGAAAGGCGTCGCTGTAAAATTTATACGCGCCGAAATCCTTGTCCGTAAACCCGGCGCCCAGCCGGAAGGTGTTGGGATCGTTTTCAAAAACGCCCTTATAATTGATGGTTTTAATGTCAAAATCCGTATCTTTTCCGCTGAGATAGTCGGATGCTGACCGGCGGCCTGTCGACAGCCGGCTGGATATGTTCCCCCGCCGCACCGCCGCATAGCCGCCTATATCATAATAGCCGTGTTCCCCATAGGCTGCGCGGCCGCCTACAGCATTCTCTTTTACGTCCCGGGTAATGATATTGATGACCCCGCCCATGGCATTGGGCCCGTAAATCCGTGCCGCCGGCCCCTTGACCACCTCAATGCGTTCGATATCCGAAAGATTTATCGGCAGATTCATATTGTGATGGCCGGTCTGCGGATCACTTATAGCAACCCCGTCCACCATGATCAGGGTCTGCTCAAAGGAGGCGCCCCGGATCCCGATATCTGTCTGGACGCCGCCGGCCCCGCGCTGGCGCACATCCACCCCGTTTACATACTCCAGGACATCTGTAACATTATCCGCCGGCAGCACCGCGATATCCTCCCGGGTGATGACCGATACCGAGACACCGGATTCCGATAGCCGGGCGGGCGCATGGCTGCCGGTCACGACCACCGGGTCGAGCTCATGGTATCGTTTTGCGGCTTGCTCCGCCTTAACCGGCATAATGCCTGCCAGCCATATCAGGATTATCGCTGCAAATAGTCTGTACATGAATTCCCGTGCATTAAAAAATCTTCGCCGCCTGTTATTGAATCCTCCCGGTAGCATGTTTTTCCGGCACCGGACAAGATAATTTGGGTTTTGCCGGCAAGTCTTAACCTGTTGGGCGATGACAGAATTCCTGCAGTACTGTCTTAACCCTACACTCGATCATTTTGTTTTTCTGATAATAGGATCTAAATTGCGATAAGCGGCGCCCCCAATCCCCCACTTTGAAAAAGGGGGGGATTGGGGGGATTTAAAGGAATCTTTTGACAAGCAGTCAATTTTGCATTTAAACGGGAATATGGCTTCTGATTCCGGAAGCGATTCGCTCCGGCGCCTTGAAAAGCCCAATTCACGCTGAGAGAAAGACACCCTATGCATCTGAAATTCATTCTGTTCTTGCTCCTGTCCTTTGCCCTGGTATTCGGCCTGCATTTCGTCTTTTTCAGGTCCTGCATTTATTTCTTCAACATCACCCGGCTGTTGTATGCCGGCCATGATTACGGCTTAAGCACGGACGGCGGATTTCAGCTCTACACCACCAGCGGCAACGGCTCCTGGGGGCCGCCCATGCGGACTGCCGGCAGGGGCGAGATCGTCCGGATCCAACTGGTGCAGAAACAGGAATAGCGGCGTAAAAACCCTATGCTTAAGGCGCCGCTTGCCTCCTTCTCCCTCCGGGAGAAGGCCGGGATGAGGGTAAAAAGTATATTTAGGGAGGAGTATTCTGATGGAAGCACCCCAGCGCAATCTGGCCCTTGACCTGGTGCGGACCACCGAGGCCGCGGCCCTGGCCTCCGCCCGGTGGCTGGGCAGGGGCGAAAAAGAGGCCGGGGATATGGCCGCGGTGGAAGCCATGCGCCTTTCTTTCGGGGCCCTGGATATCGACGGCACGGTGATCATCGGTGAAGGGGAAAAGGATAACGCCCCGATGCTGTTTAAAGGCGAAAAGCTGGGTACAGGCCGGGGGCCGCAGGTGGATGCGGCCGTGGACCCGGTGGAGGGGACAAACCTTCTGGCATACGGCCGGCCCAATGCCATTTCCGTTGTCGGGGTGTCGCCGGCCGGCACCATGTTTGATCCCGGGCCCAGCTACTACATGGAAAAACTCGTGGTCTCCGCCGAAGCCCGCGATGCGGTTGATCTTTCCGCACCGGTGGCGGCGAATCTGTCCAACATCGCCAGGGCGCTGGGCAAGGATGTCGGTGACCTGGTGGTATTTGTGCTGGACAAACCCCGGCACAAGGACCTGATTAACACGATCCGGGAGGCCGGTGCGCGCATCCAGCTGCATTCGGACGGCGATGTGGCCGGTTCACTCATGGCCGTTGATCCGAATTCGGAAGTCGATGTGATGATGGGCACCGGCGGCACCCCCGAGGGGGTGTTGTCCGCCTGCGCCATACGGGCCATGGGCGGGGAGATGCGCTGCCGCCTGGATCCCCAGAAGGACTGGGAAAAGAAGGCGCTTGCCGAAGCCGGTACGGATCTCTCGCGCATATTTTCGGTCAGCGACCTGGTCAAAACCGACGATGTGTTCTTTGCCGCCACCGGTATCTCCGGCGGAAGCTTTCTCGCAGGGGTGACGTATACCGGCACCGGCGCAATCACCCATTCACTGGTCATCCGGGGTAAAACCGGCACCGTCCGCTACATTGAATCCCGCCACAACTGGAGCAAACTCATGCGCTTCAGCGCGGTGAAATACGATTGAAAGGGATTCCTAATCCGTCTCCTTCTGCTCGCGCTCCCGGGAGACGCAATAGATCCCTTCGCCCTTAAGGGCCGGTCCGAAGCACAGGTTGTCCGAATTGCATTCCGCTTTTCTTAAATCCCCGGCCTTCCACCTGTTGACCAGGTCCGGCTCCCGGATCAGGGGGCGGGCCAGCGATACCAGATCGGCCGCGCCGCCTTCTATTACCTCACGGATAACGGAGAAGGAGCGCATCCCGCCCACCAGGATCAAGGGAATATCGATATTATCCCTGAAACTCCGGGCTTCATCGCTGAAATAGGCTTCTTTTTCTTCAGATTTGATGCCGGTCCGGCTCGGCAGGGATGTGCCGGCGCCGGTCACCACCCCGCCGCTTAATTCAAGGGCGTCAAGCCCGCCTTCCTCAAGCATTTTTGCTGCCGCCAGCGAGTCTTCCGGGGAAAGCCCCTCGTCCGTAAAATCCCGGCAGTTGAGTTTGATAAGAATCGGATAATCGTCTCCCACCGCTTTCCGGACGGCGTTTAAGACTTCCAGGTGGATCCGGGTTCGGTTTTCGATGCTGCCGCCGTATGCGTCCGCCCGCCGGTTGTAATCGGGGGAGAGAAACTGGCTGAGAAGATAGCCGTGGGCGGAATGGATCTGCACGCCGTCAAACCCGGCGGTTTTTGCCCGAAGCGCGGCATCGGCAAACGCTTTCGTCAGGGTGTCGATATATTCTTGGGTGATTTCGGTCCGGGGGGCGTCGGCCAGTCCGTCGAACACCGACACGGCCATGGGGGTATGCCCGGATAATTGCTCCGCCGCGTGGGTGCCGGCGTGGGCGAGCTGGGCCACGATTTTTCCCCCGGAATCATGCACCGCCTTGGTCATCCCGCGCAGCCCGGCAATCAGGTCGTCCTTGTAAATGCCCATCTGCCAGGGGCCAGCCTGCCCCTCCGGCAGAATATAGGCGTGGCCGCTTATAATCAGGCCGACACCGCCGTCTGCCAGTTCCTTCATGGTATGGATCAGTTTCGGGGTCACGGCCCCGTCGTCTGTGGCCATGGCTTCCCATGTGGCCGAGCGGACGAACCGGTTCGGGATTTCCATGCCGTTTATAACAATCGGCTCGAATGGCTTACTCATATCAATTGCTCCTTATCCCCTTATCCTCTGGAACCGCTTTCAGATTGATCGCGATGTTCTCTCGCCATTGGCTGCAGCGTATCCTGGCCTTTGCCGGAGACGGCCTTAACGGCAATTTCCTGAACCTTGCCGTAGGCGGTATCGATCTGTTTGGAAAGCGTATCAATGTGTTTCTGCTGGTCTGCCACCAATTTTTCAAGGGAGTCAATTTTGGTCTGCAGCACATTTTTCTCCCCTTCAAATTCCTTCTGCAGCAGCTGTTCATTCTTTTTGGCCTCATTTTGAAGCCGCTCAGTGGTTTCAGCAACCGCCTTATCCACCTGCTTTTTGAGCTCTTCCGGAAATTGGGCCACTTTCTGCTGGAGTTCGTCCAGGTATTTTTCTCGCTCGGCAACAACGGTTTCCCGCTCCTGAATCGTTTTTTCCCGTTCCGCTATCTCCTTATCAAACGCCTCCTGCCGATCAGTTAGCGATTTTTTCAATTTTTCCAGCTCATCCGTTACTTCCTGCTTTTTCTGCTCTTTTTCCCGATTAAAGGCATATTCAAACTCTTCCTTTTCGCGCTTCCGGCGTTTATCCTCTTCCGCCTGGGCCTCCTTAAGCTGCTGGTTTCGCGCCTGCTTTTCTTTTTCCCATTGGTTCCGGGTCTCCTGGATTTCCTTTTCCAGTTCCTGGCGGCGCTGCGCCATTTCCGCTTCAAATTCCGCTTTCTTCTGCTTCTGGGCCTCCAGGAGGGCCGCCAGGGAATAGGCGGATTGTTCAATGTCATATATCTCTTTTAATTCCTGATTCTTGGCCTCAATGGCCGCCTTGACGTCTTCATAGCGCTTGTTTTCCGATTCGATTTTATCGGCCATACCGGTCAGGAATCGGCTGATTTCATCCTTCAAACCCGTAATCCGGCTGCTGACATCGCTTTCCACGGATTTTTCCGCGGCCTCAATGACGGTTTTTTCCTTTTTCGCCTTCTGCTCCTTTTCCGGCTTCAGCTCTGTTTTCGCCTGGGCTTCCAGCTTTTCTTTTAACTGCTGGTAGGCCTGGAGCATTTCTTTTTTGGTGTTGGCCATGGAAATGTCCGGAATTTCGTTGGGTTCCCCTGGACTTTGCTCTGCCATAATTGCCTCCAAAAGAATTATTGATTTTTAAGTGGATGGTTTTTTGTAAAATACACTTAAACAACACATATTATGTAAAAGTAAGAAAGAGGTATTTTTACATAAATTTTTAAAAGGATAGCTTAGCTAAAAAAGAAATTCCAGATCGCTTTGCAGAAAATCTTTTAATTCAATGCCGCCCGGCCCGATGAGCCAGGTTTTTGCTGTTGGCCAGCGTTTACGGAAAAGCTGAAGCCCGGAATGAGGCTTTTCAAAAGCACCGCTTTTTACCTCAATTGCGGCGACGTCATTTTTGCGGGAGAGAACAAAATCAACTTCTTTATCTCTTTCACGCCAGTAATAGACATTAATTCCCTTTTCTTCAGCCTGATTGACGATATGGGCGCCAACACCAATTTCAATCAGACGACCCCATCGTTTCGAATCCTCTTGCCAATGGTCAAGGGATAATCCGGACTGTGAGGTGACAAGGGCGGTATTTCGAGGCTGCCATTTAGGGCTTGAAGCACGGGTTCGCAGTTTTGTTCCGTGCCATTTTGGAAGGCCCCTAATGAGAAATGCGCCTTCAAGAAGCCTTTGATAATGCGCAAGTGTTGTTGTGTTACCCGCATCCTGGAGCTGCCCGGTAAGTTTTTGGTAAGAAATAATTTGCCCGGCATAGTCACAGCTGAAGGCGTATAACTGCCTGAGCAGGGCCGGTTTTTCTACCCGGTGCAGCAGTAAAACATCCTTTCAATCCAGTCCGGGCCCGGCGGGGCAGGACCATCTGCCGTAGCGTATATCGCCGGGCCGTCCCATTTTTTGATAATTTGGAGCAATGCCGTGGTTTTTCCGACCTGACGCGGTCCGATAATAACCTGGATGAGCGGGCGCGGTTCCTGAAGTCTTTTAATAAGAGTGTCGACTTTTTTTCTTTCAAATTCAGGAAGTTGTTCTGTGTTTTGCATTTTACTCATTATGTTGTGTAAAAATACTCAAGCTATTAAGTAAATTGTTTTAATGCTGAAATATATAACAAGGTTCGAATTGCATGTAAAGAGTGTTGCACGGGTTCTGGCTACCGCTGATGCTGTTTACGGATATTTTTCATATGTTCTTTAAGCTCGATGCCATTGTCCGTGGCGCCAAGAGACGGTTCTTTGATCTCGCTTTTAATTACGCCCACCGGGTAAATGGTAAAGCCAGCCGGACTCTGATCGCCTGCAGTCATAATGCCTCCATTCAAATCGTTTAAAATTTAATTTGAGATAATGCTCATAAATGATAATTTATAAGTCAAGCGTCAATTTGGGCCAAATAGTTTAATCCGGTTATCCGATTTACTCCAGTGCGAAGGAATCAGCGAGTCAGAAAAATGATGGGAATGGTTGATCCAAATCGGGATCGGGATCGCTATCGAAATCGAAATGTTTCGATCCCGATCCCGATAGCGATTTCGATCCCGATACAATTTCCACTGGAGTCAAACAGATAACCAAATAGCTTAATTTAAGGAGGTAGCGCATGTATTTCAAACAGATTACCGTCCCCGGTCTGGGCTGCAACTCATATGTTATCGGCTGCCCCGGGGCCAGGCAGGCGGTGGTTGTGGATCCGAAGCGCGACGTGCAGGATTATATGGATATATCCCGGGACGAGGGGATGAAAATCACCCACATCATCGAAACCCACGTGCATGCCGACCACGTGAGCGGCAACCAGGAGTTAAAATCCCGCACCGGCGCGGATATCTATTACAGCGAGCATGCGCCCGTGGCCTTTGACCACAAAAAGTTAAAGGAGGGCGATGTGATTGAATTCGGCATGGTGAAACTGGAAATCCTGAATACGCCCGGGCATACGCCGAATTCCATATCCATCCTGGTAACAGACAAGGCCCGCGCGGATGAACCCTGGATGATTTTAACCGGCGATCTTCTGTTCGTGGGCTCCATCGGGCGGCCGGATCTCGCCGGCGAGGAAATCCTGGAGGATCAGGTCAAAAATCTCTATAACTCGCTTTATGAAAAGCTAAATCGCCTGCCCGATCACCTGGAGGTCTATCCGGCCCACGGCCAGGGATCGCTCTGCGGCAAGGGGCTTAGCGCCAAGTCGAGCAGCACCCTGGGCTATGAGCGCCGGACCCAGCCGGTGCTGAAATTTTCCGGCTTCGACGCATTCCACGATGAGATTGCCGGTGCTTTTCCGGTGCGGCCGAAGAGTTTTACCCACATCATCAATACCAATACCCAGGGGGTGCCGCTTCTGGAGCGCTGCCCCCTGGAGCAGACCCTGAATCCGGATCAGTTCGACAAAATCCGCAAGCAGGGGGCCACCATTATCGATACCCGGGATACGGCTTCATTCGGCGGTTTTCATATTCCGGGGGCCATTAACATCGGGTTTGAAAAGCAGATGGCCAACTGGATCGGCATGGTGATCGATCCAACGGAAAACCTTCTTCTCGTAGTGGATGACCGGGAAAAATATGATCAGATGACCACCGAGCTCCATCGGATCGGCTATGACAACGTCTTTGGATGGCTTTCCGGCGGGATGTCGGCCTGGATCGCCCACGGCATGCCGATTGACAGCCTCTCCCCCATTTCCGTTCAGGCTTTAAAGGAGCAGTTCGACCGCCGGGAATACGGCCATATCGTGGACGTCCGCACCCCGGAAGAACGCGCCCAAGCCTATATTCAGGGCTCCACCCATGTGCCCATGACCGACATTCTGGCCCAAAGCCTGGATATTGCCAAAACCGAGGAGGTGATCACGGTCTGCGGCACCGGCTACCGGGCCAATATCGTGGCAAGCCGGCTAAAGCAGGATGGCTTCACCCACGTGCACAGCCTCGCCGGTGGACTTACCGCCTGGCAAAATGCGGGCTACGGGCTTTCCGCCTAAATCGGAAATCGCCTAAATCGGAAATCGCCTAAATCGGGATCCGACGGACATCCCGGGTTTCCGTATTCACTATGCAGAAGCCCGGATCGCCGTCTTTTCCCATGATTTCGCCGGGATTGAGAATCAGGGTGTCGCTTTTTTGGTCTTTGAAAAACGTGTGGGAGTGGCCGAAGCAGACCAGATCATACTTGCCCGTAGCGGCCAGGCCTTCGGCCACCGGCCACTGATGGGTGTAGGCGATACGGAGGCCGTTGACGGTTGTTTCTCCGATCAGGCTGGCCAGGCGGAACAGCCCGTCTGACTGCATGGCGGTCCGGGTGAGGAGAAACTGATCCCCGTCATTGTTGCCGAATACGCCGTTTACGGCAATGCCGGCCGCGATCAGCTCTTTCAGCACAAACGGGGCCACAAAATCCCCGCAGTGGATGATCTGTTCGGCGTTTTCGGCTTTGATCAGATTCAGGGCTTTTTTCAGGTTTTCCAGATGATCATGGCTGTCGCTCATTACCGCAATCCGCATTGGTTGTGTTTTCCTCCTGTACTGTTTGATATATTTGCCCTATATAATAAATGTATTCGCATTAAAAAAATAGGGGTTCGTATGGAATTTTTCAAATTATCCGGTTTGGCGGGCGGCCGCT encodes the following:
- a CDS encoding metallophosphoesterase; this encodes MRIAVMSDSHDHLENLKKALNLIKAENAEQIIHCGDFVAPFVLKELIAAGIAVNGVFGNNDGDQFLLTRTAMQSDGLFRLASLIGETTVNGLRIAYTHQWPVAEGLAATGKYDLVCFGHSHTFFKDQKSDTLILNPGEIMGKDGDPGFCIVNTETRDVRRIPI
- the glpX gene encoding class II fructose-bisphosphatase, giving the protein MEAPQRNLALDLVRTTEAAALASARWLGRGEKEAGDMAAVEAMRLSFGALDIDGTVIIGEGEKDNAPMLFKGEKLGTGRGPQVDAAVDPVEGTNLLAYGRPNAISVVGVSPAGTMFDPGPSYYMEKLVVSAEARDAVDLSAPVAANLSNIARALGKDVGDLVVFVLDKPRHKDLINTIREAGARIQLHSDGDVAGSLMAVDPNSEVDVMMGTGGTPEGVLSACAIRAMGGEMRCRLDPQKDWEKKALAEAGTDLSRIFSVSDLVKTDDVFFAATGISGGSFLAGVTYTGTGAITHSLVIRGKTGTVRYIESRHNWSKLMRFSAVKYD
- a CDS encoding MBL fold metallo-hydrolase, giving the protein MYFKQITVPGLGCNSYVIGCPGARQAVVVDPKRDVQDYMDISRDEGMKITHIIETHVHADHVSGNQELKSRTGADIYYSEHAPVAFDHKKLKEGDVIEFGMVKLEILNTPGHTPNSISILVTDKARADEPWMILTGDLLFVGSIGRPDLAGEEILEDQVKNLYNSLYEKLNRLPDHLEVYPAHGQGSLCGKGLSAKSSSTLGYERRTQPVLKFSGFDAFHDEIAGAFPVRPKSFTHIINTNTQGVPLLERCPLEQTLNPDQFDKIRKQGATIIDTRDTASFGGFHIPGAINIGFEKQMANWIGMVIDPTENLLLVVDDREKYDQMTTELHRIGYDNVFGWLSGGMSAWIAHGMPIDSLSPISVQALKEQFDRREYGHIVDVRTPEERAQAYIQGSTHVPMTDILAQSLDIAKTEEVITVCGTGYRANIVASRLKQDGFTHVHSLAGGLTAWQNAGYGLSA
- a CDS encoding NADH:flavin oxidoreductase, with amino-acid sequence MSKPFEPIVINGMEIPNRFVRSATWEAMATDDGAVTPKLIHTMKELADGGVGLIISGHAYILPEGQAGPWQMGIYKDDLIAGLRGMTKAVHDSGGKIVAQLAHAGTHAAEQLSGHTPMAVSVFDGLADAPRTEITQEYIDTLTKAFADAALRAKTAGFDGVQIHSAHGYLLSQFLSPDYNRRADAYGGSIENRTRIHLEVLNAVRKAVGDDYPILIKLNCRDFTDEGLSPEDSLAAAKMLEEGGLDALELSGGVVTGAGTSLPSRTGIKSEEKEAYFSDEARSFRDNIDIPLILVGGMRSFSVIREVIEGGAADLVSLARPLIREPDLVNRWKAGDLRKAECNSDNLCFGPALKGEGIYCVSREREQKETD
- a CDS encoding TonB-dependent receptor, producing the protein MYRLFAAIILIWLAGIMPVKAEQAAKRYHELDPVVVTGSHAPARLSESGVSVSVITREDIAVLPADNVTDVLEYVNGVDVRQRGAGGVQTDIGIRGASFEQTLIMVDGVAISDPQTGHHNMNLPINLSDIERIEVVKGPAARIYGPNAMGGVINIITRDVKENAVGGRAAYGEHGYYDIGGYAAVRRGNISSRLSTGRRSASDYLSGKDTDFDIKTINYKGVFENDPNTFRLGAGFTDKDFGAYKFYSDAFPEQREKTETLLLYGDADLYMADAEITPRLYWRRHEDEFKININGNWNVNDHQTDVLGSRVKTLIRSDWGETAIGADAEREDIESSSLGDHDRSRRSIFLEHRFKPLDRVNIGVGASAVHYSSWGWEYWPGADVSLKLIDGLSWFTSFENAFRVPTYTELYYSTPANRGNPDLKPEEAWTAETGLRWLSEGISADLSFFYRDAEDVIDWSREPGQTVWQVTNISSVETKGGSAGVTVYPPAFWDMDFFSSAGIAYTYLDSKRRTHGLESKYVLDYLKHQVNGSLVFKWLPALTHVVKARYGERMAGDSYTVVDTRLAYTVSDYEVFVEAANLFDEDYIESGFTPMPGRWIKAGVKFSWD
- a CDS encoding pyridoxamine 5'-phosphate oxidase family protein is translated as MANQRTAFNAEDIQAFFPAEKIGVVASVNPDGLPHITLITSIRANNERQLTLGEFCRGNSKAFIQENPEIAFMVLTMDKRMWRGTARWTHFRKDGPEYQSYNDLPMFRYNAYFGINTVHYLDLVSVAGPMGLPIPRILMATLMTRFSRGALTTGSAERILTPFAERLFNQLGTLKFLSYIGTDGFPVLMPLLQCQAADSRRLVFSQTAYKSELCQIPEGQPVAVFCLSMKMEDVLVRGTFNGFSKHRMVHAGSVDINWVYNSMPPAHGQIYPQKPLEPVTEWPDFPRKTA
- a CDS encoding MoaD/ThiS family protein: MEITVRLHVSLTKFLPEGARQKTVSVRLPDGAEVADIADQLNIPARYVKLIFVNGGRANKQTRLSDGDAVSLFPPVGGG